The following DNA comes from Winogradskyella sp. PG-2.
TAAACGAAATGTGCTTAGAGATTTGGATGAACTCCCTTTACCTGCTTGGGATTTAATAGATATAAAAGCATATAAAGACATTTGGGAAAGTGGTAGAAATGAATTCACCTTAAATATTGCAACTACAAGGGGTTGCCCTTTTAAGTGTAATTGGTGTGCTAAGCCTATTTATGGAAATCGTTATAATTCCCATTCGCCAGAATATATTACTAAACACATTAAATATCTATCAGAAACTTATGGTGTCAATAGATTTTGGATGTGTGATGATATTTTTGGATTAAAGCCTAACTGGGTTCAAAATTTTAATATTGAACTAAAAAAAGAAAAACTTCCTATTTCTTATTACATACAAAGTCGTGTTGATTTATTGCTAAAAGAAGATACCATTGATGCTTTGGCTGAAAGTGGATTAGAAGAAGTATGGGTTGGTGCAGAAAGCGGCTCACAAGCCATTTTAGATGCTATGGATAAGGATACAACAGTAGAACAAATTTATGAAGCTACACGTTTGTTAAAAGAAAAAGATGTTCGAGTCGCATTCTTCATCCAATTTGGATATTTAGGTGAAACTAAAGAAGATATTGCTAAAACTATTGCAATGATTAAAGAATTAGTTCCAGATAACATAGGTGTTTCTGTTTCTTACCCATTACCTGGGACAAAATTTTATGACAAAGTTAAAGATGACTTAAAGCTAAAAGCTAACTGGACAGACTCTGACGATTTGGCTATGCTGTTTAAAGGTACTTACAGCTCTACATTTTACAGAAAATTACAACGCTATGTTCATAAGGAATATCGAAAAAGTCAGGCCTTTCAGAATATCAAGTCAGTTTTTAAAAATCCATTAAAATTATCAAGACATCAATGGAGGTCACTCTTGTTATTAGGATATTATATTCCATCTGCATTTATAGATAAGCTTCAACTTAAAACCATGGAACATAATGCCTAAGGATTTTGACAAAGCTTCCGTTAATTATGATAACACCTTTACTTTTTCAAACATAGGTAAAGCACAACGCAAAATGGTCTATAGGGACCTAAACCCTATTTTAAAACAAGATAAAAAACTATCAATTTTAGAATTGAATTGCGGCACAGGAGAAGATGCCATTCATTTTGCTCAATTACAACATAATGTTTTTGCCACTGATATTTCTGAAGGTATGATTTCTGTTGCCAAAAATAAGTTGTATCCAAAAAATCTTAAATTTTCAATACTAGATATCACAACAATTAGTGAAACTACTTTTAATGAGAAATTTGATTTCATTTTTTCAAACTTTGGAGGTCTAAATTGTTTATCTACAACTCAACTCGAAACATTTTTTAAAACTTCAGCTCAATTATTAAACCCTAATGGTAAGATGGCAATCGTCATTATGCCTAAAAAATGCCTCTGGGAACGTCTCTATTTTAGCTTAAAAGGTGATTTTAAAAATGCCAAAAGGCGTCAAACAAATAAAAGTATAATTGCAAATGTTGAAGGATTTACAGTTAAAACTTGGTATTACAATCCTGAAGAAATAAAAAATTTAACTAATACATTTTACAACATAAAAAAAATTAAACCGATAGGATTAACCATTCCTCCTTCATATCTTGAAAATTCATTTTTATCCAAAAGACCATTTTTATCAGTTTTTAAACAAATTGATGCTTTAATTACGGGTTCGTTTTGGGCAAAATATGCAGATCATTTTTTAATTGAATTACAGAAAAAGTAAATATCATTAATGAGCATTGTACTAACCCATACTTATTACTTGTACGAAGATGCTAAAGAGCAAGCTATTATGAAGCCGTATGCCCCATTAGGCTTGTTATATATTTCTGCGTATTTAAACAAATACAATGTTGAGAATCACCTATACGATTCCACCTTTTATTCTAAAGACCAACAACTTCAATTTATAAAAGAAAAACAACCAAAAGTGGTTGCCATATACACCAATTTAATGACGAAAATAAATGTCATTAAACTGATTAAAATTTTGAAAAGCGATGCTACCTATGGATTTCCAAAACTTATTTTAGGTGGTCCAGACATAACCTATAATTGCCAAAATTATTTAAACTGTGGCGCAGATTTTTTAATAATTGGTGAA
Coding sequences within:
- a CDS encoding B12-binding domain-containing radical SAM protein; this encodes MLDVVFSHSYYYKFDPKQWRNKTPYPPLGTLYAASYLRENNYNVGVFDANLLDNPVEVKPYLVTHQPKTFVLYDDGFNYLTKMCLTTMREAAFEMIKIAKALNCNIIVCSSDSTDHYEKYIAAGADFVIQGEGEITLKELIDALEQKADPSQIKGLIFKNEDGIIKNPKRNVLRDLDELPLPAWDLIDIKAYKDIWESGRNEFTLNIATTRGCPFKCNWCAKPIYGNRYNSHSPEYITKHIKYLSETYGVNRFWMCDDIFGLKPNWVQNFNIELKKEKLPISYYIQSRVDLLLKEDTIDALAESGLEEVWVGAESGSQAILDAMDKDTTVEQIYEATRLLKEKDVRVAFFIQFGYLGETKEDIAKTIAMIKELVPDNIGVSVSYPLPGTKFYDKVKDDLKLKANWTDSDDLAMLFKGTYSSTFYRKLQRYVHKEYRKSQAFQNIKSVFKNPLKLSRHQWRSLLLLGYYIPSAFIDKLQLKTMEHNA
- a CDS encoding class I SAM-dependent methyltransferase, with product MPKDFDKASVNYDNTFTFSNIGKAQRKMVYRDLNPILKQDKKLSILELNCGTGEDAIHFAQLQHNVFATDISEGMISVAKNKLYPKNLKFSILDITTISETTFNEKFDFIFSNFGGLNCLSTTQLETFFKTSAQLLNPNGKMAIVIMPKKCLWERLYFSLKGDFKNAKRRQTNKSIIANVEGFTVKTWYYNPEEIKNLTNTFYNIKKIKPIGLTIPPSYLENSFLSKRPFLSVFKQIDALITGSFWAKYADHFLIELQKK